A single Halarcobacter anaerophilus DNA region contains:
- a CDS encoding M14 family metallopeptidase, translated as MSASTDIKNIDFDFIKKGQQDDNTLLIIGGIQGDEPGAFMAASIITTHYKIKKGSVWVVPNLNFYSIIKRSRGPYGDMNRKFAHISPTDPDYNTVQRIKEYITSPEVRVVLNLHDGSGFYREEHKDWNFSPNRWGQSSIIDQSNLSVRSYGNLEEISKRVCEHVNENLLRQRDLYHTKNTHTRQGDKEMEKSLTYYAINNGKAAFGNEASKNLPLHERTYYHLLALEKYMNIMGIEFEREFDLDSKSVKDVIDDDIYISFYDDRIQLPLSQIRTILRYFPIRKDGTLEFTPSNPLLTVIKKNGQFVIHYGNRKLANLKPEYREIDNSIKSVSMLIDGERKNLKMGSIIDVDTSFQVEPLEGVRVNVIGFVKNGVENESGISVNKDKFIKRFSIDKKGNLYRIEFYKGKKFAGMILVNFDKSKAKRATDAVALKKLKKTTLSL; from the coding sequence GTGTCTGCAAGTACAGATATAAAAAATATAGATTTTGATTTTATTAAAAAAGGTCAACAAGATGACAATACTCTTTTAATAATCGGTGGAATTCAAGGGGATGAACCCGGTGCATTCATGGCTGCCTCAATTATTACGACTCATTATAAAATAAAAAAAGGTTCTGTTTGGGTTGTTCCTAATTTAAATTTTTATTCGATAATTAAAAGATCGAGGGGACCTTACGGTGATATGAATAGAAAATTTGCACATATTTCACCTACTGATCCTGATTATAATACGGTACAAAGAATCAAAGAGTATATAACTTCCCCTGAAGTAAGAGTTGTTTTAAATCTTCATGACGGTAGCGGGTTTTACAGAGAAGAGCATAAAGACTGGAATTTTTCTCCAAATAGATGGGGACAAAGTTCAATTATAGATCAGTCAAATTTAAGTGTACGATCTTATGGAAATTTAGAAGAAATTTCAAAAAGAGTGTGTGAACATGTAAATGAAAATCTACTTAGACAAAGGGATTTATATCATACAAAAAATACTCACACTAGACAAGGTGACAAAGAGATGGAAAAAAGCCTTACTTATTATGCAATAAATAACGGTAAGGCTGCTTTTGGAAATGAAGCTAGTAAAAATTTACCTCTTCATGAAAGAACATATTATCATCTTTTGGCACTTGAAAAATATATGAATATTATGGGAATAGAGTTTGAAAGAGAATTTGATTTAGATTCAAAAAGCGTTAAAGATGTAATAGATGATGATATTTATATCTCTTTTTATGATGATAGAATCCAGCTTCCTTTAAGTCAAATAAGAACTATTTTAAGATATTTTCCCATAAGAAAAGACGGTACTTTAGAATTTACTCCCTCAAATCCTCTTTTAACCGTAATCAAAAAAAACGGACAGTTTGTTATTCATTACGGAAATAGAAAATTAGCAAACTTAAAACCTGAATACAGAGAGATTGATAATTCAATCAAAAGTGTTAGTATGCTAATCGACGGAGAAAGAAAAAATCTAAAAATGGGTTCTATTATAGATGTTGATACAAGTTTTCAAGTTGAACCTTTAGAGGGTGTAAGGGTAAATGTAATCGGTTTTGTAAAAAACGGAGTTGAAAATGAAAGTGGAATTTCGGTGAATAAAGATAAATTTATAAAAAGATTTTCAATAGATAAAAAAGGGAATTTATATAGAATAGAGTTTTACAAAGGGAAAAAATTTGCGGGTATGATTTTGGTAAATTTTGACAAAAGTAAAGCTAAAAGAGCTACAGATGCCGTAGCTCTTAAAAAACTTAAAAAAACTACATTAAGTTTGTAG
- a CDS encoding D-alanyl-D-alanine carboxypeptidase family protein: MLRRDFFKAAALPLAFSTSNLFGSGKKDLASFLPNYFHSIDTQKLFEDNLKSDISTIENNKKTEVKKSLYVDQEYEKEFVSVRKKLRQIQNYVGYGNFNIISFDEMLKIAKRVESINSFSQKELDFLESIFYYDPRIHGFFGEKVSNKITDKINKSDVVKISGTGHYLFKGEPYSVYFRMLKDVGDSLILTSGVRSIVKQTKLFLDKIYSVDGNITTASKSLAPPAFTYHSVADFDVGKKGFGHANFSPRFALTQEFFKMRRLKYIDMRYTINNKDGVRYEPWHVKVI, translated from the coding sequence ATGTTAAGACGTGATTTCTTTAAAGCTGCGGCACTTCCTTTAGCTTTTTCAACATCAAATCTTTTTGGAAGCGGTAAAAAAGATTTAGCTTCTTTTTTGCCAAACTACTTTCATAGTATTGATACTCAAAAACTTTTTGAAGATAATTTAAAATCGGATATTTCAACTATTGAGAATAATAAAAAAACAGAAGTGAAAAAGAGTTTATATGTTGATCAAGAGTATGAAAAAGAGTTTGTTAGTGTAAGAAAGAAATTACGACAAATACAAAACTATGTAGGATATGGAAATTTTAATATTATCAGTTTTGATGAAATGTTAAAAATTGCGAAAAGAGTTGAAAGTATTAATTCTTTTTCCCAAAAAGAGTTAGATTTTTTAGAGAGTATTTTTTATTATGATCCAAGAATTCATGGTTTTTTCGGTGAAAAAGTTTCTAATAAAATTACCGATAAAATTAATAAATCTGATGTTGTTAAGATTTCAGGAACAGGACATTATCTTTTTAAGGGTGAACCTTATAGTGTCTATTTTAGAATGTTGAAAGATGTAGGGGATAGTTTAATTTTAACTTCCGGTGTAAGAAGTATCGTAAAGCAGACAAAACTATTTTTGGACAAAATATATAGTGTTGACGGAAATATTACAACAGCTTCGAAGTCTTTGGCTCCTCCTGCTTTTACTTATCATTCTGTCGCAGATTTTGATGTAGGTAAAAAAGGCTTCGGTCATGCAAACTTTTCTCCGAGATTTGCTCTTACCCAAGAGTTTTTTAAAATGAGAAGATTAAAATATATAGATATGAGATATACAATTAATAATAAGGATGGAGTTAGATATGAACCTTGGCATGTTAAAGTTATTTAG
- a CDS encoding HP0495 family protein, protein MVDLSKHKLELTYPCSWKYKIVMLESINVKNISKDIFSGREHDVKESNVSKKGKFKSYTIELIVHNDDDRNELHRLLGAHKDIKMVL, encoded by the coding sequence ATGGTAGATCTAAGTAAACATAAACTTGAATTAACTTATCCATGCTCTTGGAAATATAAAATTGTGATGTTAGAAAGCATAAATGTAAAAAATATTTCTAAAGATATATTTTCAGGCAGAGAACATGATGTGAAAGAGTCGAATGTAAGCAAAAAAGGAAAATTTAAAAGTTATACTATTGAACTTATTGTTCATAATGATGATGACAGAAATGAATTACATAGACTTTTAGGTGCCCATAAAGATATCAAAATGGTACTTTAG
- the moaC gene encoding cyclic pyranopterin monophosphate synthase MoaC, whose amino-acid sequence MSLTHLDEKNRPKMVDVSEKKDTTRVAVASGKISMSQSAFDAIVNNNTKKGPVLQTAVVAAIMGTKKTSELIPMCHPLLLSSINCDIEELPELPGFKLYVTAKLCGQTGVEMEALTGVSVGLLTIYDMVKAIDKSMVLSQIQLESKSGGKSGNFIRGEK is encoded by the coding sequence TTGAGCTTAACACATTTAGATGAAAAAAACAGACCTAAAATGGTTGATGTTTCTGAAAAAAAAGATACAACTAGAGTTGCTGTTGCATCAGGAAAAATTTCTATGAGTCAAAGTGCTTTTGATGCAATTGTAAATAACAACACTAAAAAAGGTCCCGTATTACAAACAGCTGTTGTTGCAGCTATTATGGGTACGAAAAAAACAAGTGAGTTAATACCTATGTGTCATCCTTTGCTTTTAAGCTCAATTAATTGCGATATAGAAGAGTTACCTGAACTTCCCGGATTTAAACTGTATGTTACTGCCAAACTTTGCGGACAAACAGGAGTTGAAATGGAAGCTCTAACTGGAGTCTCTGTAGGTTTGTTAACTATATATGATATGGTTAAAGCTATAGATAAATCTATGGTGCTTTCTCAAATACAACTAGAGAGTAAAAGCGGCGGCAAAAGCGGTAATTTTATAAGAGGGGAAAAATAG
- the rpsU gene encoding 30S ribosomal protein S21, translating to MPGIKVKDSESFDEAYRRFKKQCDRNLIVTETRARRFFEPMTEKRKKQKINARKKMLKRLYMLRRYESRL from the coding sequence GTGCCAGGCATTAAAGTTAAAGATAGCGAATCTTTTGACGAAGCATACAGAAGGTTTAAGAAACAATGTGATAGAAATCTAATTGTTACTGAAACTAGAGCTAGAAGATTTTTTGAACCAATGACTGAAAAAAGAAAAAAACAAAAAATTAACGCTAGAAAAAAAATGCTTAAAAGATTATACATGCTTAGAAGATACGAATCTAGGCTGTAA